From Quercus lobata isolate SW786 chromosome 11, ValleyOak3.0 Primary Assembly, whole genome shotgun sequence:
AACTGATGGATTCCCTTGACCACTAACCAGGGAGGTATGCCAAGAATATACTCAAGAGATGGTAAAGCTAGCTTACAAGTTGATGGAACTTGTTGCTCTGAGCCTAGGCTTGCCAGCAGATAGGTTCCATGGCTTCTTCAAAGATCAAACCAGCTACATCCGACTCAATCATTATAACCCTTGCCCTTCCCCTCATTTAGCTCTTGGTCTCGGTAGACACCAGGATAGTGGTGTCTTGACCATCCTTAACGAAGATGATGTTGGAGGATTGGAAGTGAAGCGGAAAACAGATGGAAAGTGGGTTCGAGTCAAATCCACCCCAGATGCTTATATCATCAACATTGGTGACACTACTCAGGTACAATTTTCCATTAATCAAATTAAGTTTTCTAAGTACAACATGCTTGCTGTCACATAACAATTACTAGGTGCATGATTTACTTAAAAACCAAAGGAACTATTTACAGGCAAAGTTCTTCATTGGAAAATtgaaagatattatataatagGATTTGACAGAAGTATGTCGTCTACACTGTCTACAATGTCTAAAGCAGAGTATATGTATAATCGTTTTGTGTCTATGTTTCTATGTATGCTTATATACAAAACATATTGATAAAAGTACTAGTCCTGTAGTCCAATTAAATTAATACTATCCCTATATTGGAATTGGTATGTATTTGGGGGCTTTTATTGTTGACCAGTTTCACTCAGAGAAGGAAAAGTATGCAGGTTTGGACCAATGACGAGTATGAGAGTGTGGAGCATAGGATGGTGGTGAACTCAGAGAGGGAAAGGTTCTTCATTGCATTTTTCTGACACGCATCATCCTACACCATGGTTGAGCCCTTGGAGGAGCTGACAAGTGAGCAAAACCCTGCTAAATATAGGGCACACAGCTGGGGCAAATTTATAACTCACAGAAAGCGTCCAAATTAGTCATTTTAGGATATCAAAGTAAGCTGTATTGTCTTTTGGCAACTGACAAGCAATAACATTCAATTTCTTGTAGAGTACTATATATGTTGTACACAAGAGTTGAGACTTTGGAAGCATAATGTGACTCATCTCAAAGATGAGCAATTCTGTAAATAATAACTGGTTAATATACATTAATAAACTTGCCTTATATGGCTAGAATGAAATTGTTGCTTGATGCTGGTGCATCAGCGTAGTAATTTCATAAAACTTGATATTTGAATAAACACAAATTTATCATATCTGGGGTATCCGAGTGCAAGTGTTAATATGTTTTGATAGTTTATCTTAATATCACAATTGTATAACTCTCATTTGAAGTAAAGTTCTGTATTGGACACCACCTTCTTCGTTTACATTCAtttatgtattaaaattttaaaataatagaaatgattaaaattttacattttattccctcaaaaatttttttttctactttttattagtttaaattttaatattcacCATCTGTCATCAACTTAGATTTTTTCAGCAATAGTCTCTCACATACATTATGaattttttgagatagaaatACACGGCAGAAAATTGGGTTAGAAAAATTGACGTTTTGACTGGGATGACCAAAAAATTAGGTGTGTTTGATCAGAatgctagaaaaaaaaagggtaaaaaagtaTATTACATTTGCCCATTCTATATTTTCAGTTGTTTTTTGGACtatgtaaaattgtgtaaaatggTATGTGTGAAACAATTATTTCCCTATTTTAAATCCAATTTGAACTCATGTTTGTATAAGGCCACCATAGGCTAGGTGGTGTAGCTGCATCTATACTATTTGAtatacatctatatatatttaaaaactgaagtataatatttattgttgctacgttCTTATTAAGTCACATTAGCTGCCATATCATCCACTTATTTTTTGCATCTTCTTTACTCACTTTTATtcttcctattaaaaaaaaaaaaaactcttactCTCCCTATTAGTCCACATTTGGTATTACATATCTTCCAGTCTTTTACCTCATTCTTTGCCTTTatatctccccactactctctatTTTGCCATTACTccatcattttctctttcttatattttgattcttcttctccctattttattttaaataaattcaatatcACTTTTcacattcaatccatatttttccaacaaaaaaactATGAGtactatctctctctcacacacaatggatttttgttctttctaaTAACTTTGATTAAGggtgatggtttttttttttttaattttaaatacttgacccgtgtgatgcacggtatagtttaacaaaaataatattttttacttttacaaaaaacactttttttttgacaaaactgtttaaaaacaaataaaatttcactttactttaaaattatatttgtatgtAAACCATTTAAAATTCATATCTTACTATCTTAGGCTGAAATAAATAGACAGATGTCAAAACTTATACatgctaaaatttaaattttggttagATCGCATACTTGAGCAGTTCATGCCTATTTGAAAACATTGACTATAGGCAGCAGGTAGTAAGTGGTCATGGTTTTATACCACTTAGAATAGAAACTGATGTGACTTACATTTAGCTCAAATAACACATTATCTTCTTGAATATGTGGATTTCTATGATGCATTGCTTTTCATACACGTTCTTCATACCACAATAATGCACCACAATATTGGCATTTGCATGATGGTTGGCCAAAGCCCAAAGTTGCATGGTTCATAATATTTTCCTGTATTATAATTAATGTAGAGTTTCAGATTGACACACGATGTctaaataattaacaaaaaatagatttaatgtaaaaatttgtttattactaAGATGAAgcctttgtttttgttggttgcTGGAAATTATAGGAAATTATAGCTGAATTGTTTGGTATATTATCTACATAAACATGATTATGTAactttttctcaaaagaaaGGCTACTGTAACACAATATATGTTGTATTTATTGCAAAATAATTAGAAACAtaaatgtttattaaaaaaaagtagaaacagAAATGTTCTTATGCCAGCAGTTGTATTTCAAACATTGTTGAGATCTTCTCTTCTAAATTGTAGTCACTTTTCagtttaaaatgaataaagCAAGTTAATTTCAGACACTATGGGAcaatacaattttatatttattcataatgaaaagaaaaaaggaccTGCTATATCTTCTCTGCTTTCTTATTTGCTTAAATTGACATTGTggttggacatgcatatattgGAGAATGTGGCTGGCAATTTGTTgcttttgaatttattttgcATCTTTATCTTTTTTGCATTGTTTATAAAATTCTACCAAAATAAAGAGAATTAGTGCAATACTTCTTGCAGACAAACAGAAGACTGAAGACcccattaaattaaaaatataaattgtaataatatagtaatattatctaattaaaacgttaaacaaagagaaaaaaattacagcTTACCTTCCTTGAAGCCCCAAAACTCATATTCTGTCTGGATATTACCTTGCTTAATCTCAGTTAAAGTCTAAGCCTATTTAATttaatgggttttggtggtGTAGAGCATGAATCAGGTATTTCATTAATTCATCCAACAATTTGAGTGAGAGTAATGATACAATACAATTGGAGATAGAGATTATTCCATTCAAATATTGTAAACAATCCGAATGACTCTAAAATTCAAGGGAtaatcatataaaaatttaagcAAATATTGTGATGCAAAGATGATACTTGAGTCTTTTCCAATTCCAGACGGATGTGGTTTCAACTCTATAGGTGAAGaaccaaataataaattaaattacatttaaGTGAAGAATGGAATGTGTAATTGGAGGTTTTAGGGGTTACGATGGGAATTTGAAATGGCAACAAACCTTAATGTATCACACCCTAAAAGTAATTACACATTTTGATTGGAGCACATTATTGAACATTTCCTGCACCATGGAATCCATACCAAAATGACATTTTGTTAGGAGCAATTTCAGGGGAAATTacacttatttttatttctttgagtgATATAATTATGGTATTAGATAATAACCGGTCCATAATTAAGGTATTAGACTTATATTATACCTATtcctttttaattattagtcaTTAAGTCTCTACAACAATTGTGCTATTGAAACgtatcatttattgttgttatgctcctgttgagccacattagcatctatatcattattttcttttcattaataaaccaaataattttttttccattatttttctattagtCTTCTAACGATTCCACAATTTTCACTTCAACTTCCATAAAACCCCTGacctatttccaaaaaaaaactaaatataagcATTATGTCAACGAACTATTTTTGATTagtatactcttttttttttttcttttttttttctctctctctttaaatcatttttctctttatgatttttttttaatatatatataaaataattatatacagATCATGGACAAACATTATTATTCATTAGATACAAATATTTGACTATTTAGCTACCCtaattgatttcaactttttgttttcatctttctaatttcaagtaattgttaaaattaaataattcattatttttttagtagatAAAATTAACATTTCAAATGTGTCTCTTCGTTTATCTACCATTTCAAATGTGTCTCACTCATacattgattatttatttaagttttacaatGATATATATACCAATGCACATTTTAGATACAATCACCCATCATCTACGacaaaaaatttagcaaaatactaattgttttccatatttttcaatcaagttTTAGATTTCACCATTTTGAGAAGACATCAAGCATTAAGTGTCTCTTCATTTATCTACCGTTATAGTATTTTCTCTtccaaaatttcagtttttcacaaccttatctctctctcactcatatattgattatttatttaagttttacaatGTTATATATACCAATGCATATTCTAGATACAATCATCCCTCatcttcaacaacaaaaattagcaCAACACTAATTGTTCTCCatatttttcaatcaagttTTAGTTTTCACGATTTTGAGAAGACATCAATTATTTTTGTCAGAAACTTTCAAAGTTAAGGCAACAATAGGAAAACCATTGAGGTCTTGCATTTCTAAGAATTTTCCCCTGTACTgcacaggttagcgactagtatatatataaaagtagaaatTTCATGTGGGACAGCATGAGGTCTTGCCATATGGTGCTCTAATCTTGCATTTAGCCTCTTTAACCTCTTCTCAttaactttttttactattacccAAAAGAtcacattaacttattttggttattttatgtATTCACCTGCAAACGCAAAATACTCATCACAACTCTAGgttttttgtgattagaaaatgtggtaatttcaaattataattgatgcaaattattaactttttcccCAAAATATAGAAAAGCCTTTAAGCACGCACATGCTCAGAGAGTTAGTATATTATAATTTAGGATTACTATGGGGTGTTTGGTAGGGGTGTTTAAACAACcgttttcaatgtttaaatactacaacacgtatttccacaacacttaaacaacaatactaaaaatctcatttttttggGGAAGCTAGTGATCGTGTGTGAATTCTTTCAAGGCAAGGGGCGGCTTGATTCAAAATTGTTGTTTACTCTGATCCGGTCGAGGTGGTTTTCATTTACCAATGTGTAAGTGGTCTAAGTTCCTATGACCGAGTCTTTTTGGCCCTTGTGAACATCTTTTCTTAATGTATTGAAGAGGGCCTCTCTAACTGGTGAACCCTTTGTGTTCTACGGTTATAATTTTAGACGGCAACCTTTTGTGTTCCACAGTtacaatttcaaacaaaaaccCTTTGTGTTCCATGGTTACAATCTCAAATGGCAACCCTTCTGCTTCCTAACGCCAAACTTTGGCTTTCTAACTCCATCTCTTCCTCTCCTTACACTATATTAATACTAAAAAGCTAGATGATTCAATTCAGGTATCTCTAAATCCCAATTGCTCTTAACCTCTATTCTTGTGATTGCCCTGCATAATAGTTCAATGTAAGGATTAGATTAATagtattgttcttttttattgctgttttttttttcttttttaattttgttactaCCTCTTTTGTGTTGTGGGTATTTGTATTGATATATGATTGTTTGTTtctaagtttaattttttttttttttttaaatgtttgagaCAGCAATAACATTATTGGTTTATATTGTGTTATCCATGTGATAGAGTTTTAGTAGTTGGAAAATTGAATGATAGAGTTTTAGTAGTATCCGTGCTTGCAGAAATTCATTTGAATGGTGTAATCAGTGTTGTAGAAATTCAATTTGCTAAGGTATTTTAGTAGTTAGCAAATTGaattatagagtttaaaattcaatactatACTTAGAAcatatacttgtccttttttcTTGCTCTCCTCATTTAAGTGAATCCCTCTTTTATCATTGGAATCGATTTAAAATTCCTTCTATTAGCTTTGATTGTATGTGATTGTACTCTTGGCTATATCATAAAAAGGctgtttttttatataatttttttatggtaattattgtcatttttgttgttgttgaatcAAAATAAGATTATGCTAGATCTGCATAATTAGTAGTTGTTGCATTTTCATCATTATCACAAGTTTAAGATAGAGATTACTCTTTTCAATAGTTGTTGCGTCTTCTTCATTGCCAAACCTGATCATCTTGAcaaaccttttatttatctaattgtaccacatgtatttatttacttttaagaTGGATTCTATTTGATGGTAAGATTTTTATgtcttttgatataaattaaCTAGTTGGTATGCTAGCCAAACTGCTtgcttcttcaatttttttttttaatcttttacttTGCCTCCAACATTATTGTAATTGGTTGTCTCTTTAATGGCATGTCCTGTATccattgctctctctctctctctctctctctctctctctctctctctcttgttttgtAGGATCCAAACAAGAAAGAGTTTAAGATGTTTGCTGTGttattctctcaaattttttatagtgTGAACCAGGGACAGACCTAGGATTTTAAGCTAGCGGGGGCCggagcataaaaaaaaaaaaaaaaaaaaaaaaaaaaaaaaaaaaaaaaaaaaaaaaaaaactccaaatagaCATCCatataatactaaaaaattataaatacacaaattcattgtttctaaatacattaagatgcaatcatttaccaacaaagacaaaaacaaaaacaaaaacaatttttttttttaatactaggctggctaattttctttttcttttggttgaaCTTAGAGCAATCACAGTGATggtactaaaaattttagcttttagcacctcaaaaaactactttatatattttaccacctcactttacaataccCGATgtcaaatattcttttttttttttttatcacttcacttaaaataatatacacaactcattaaaataatgaaggaagagagagaattttagttttttaattgaaggaagaaatataatcttaataaaatattttattttattttaaacaacttgctacagtcaatttgtatttattacagtttactgtagttgcaaaaaatttagctttaactTCTCCAATAATACATGGTTTTTTAAatctttggtggtaaaatagtttttttttttttttttaaatttaaaatacaattaccattgtgaatgtttttgttaagtttttgggttagaTAGTTGCTATTTGAGTGAGGCTAGCTAGGCTTActgagaaaattaaaagaatcccaactaaaaaaataaaaaatatataataactattaaaaaaaaaaagttttggaccCGGGGGGGGCCCGGGTCCCCTTAGGCCCCCACCTGGGTTCGTCCCTGGTGTGAACAACTTGCGGTATTGAAGGAATTactgaatattttatatcaatagtTATTTGTTAATAGGTGTTTGACAACTTTAGAATATGAAAAGTTTTAGGTTAAATGGGTAACaactttaattttcttaatttttgctttctaaattactaatagttttttatcatgTTAAATTGGTAGTTCATTTGTATATTAATCAGCTACAATGTTGAAAtgttattgattttttctttttaatttgtgaGGTTTgattcaaataattttgaataagtcctctgaaatcaaattcaatacaaaaaaaaaaaaaaaaaaaaaattgttagggaCTTTGTAAGGCTATGGGTAGTTCGAagataatataagttttggCCTCATATGGTATATTTATATTGTGAGCTTCAGTTGCTACAAGTAGTATTATAGTAACTTAGATATGAAACTCTAGATGAAACACAAACAGCTAAGAATAATGACATTCACTAatatttgtcttttaatttaaatggtATTTTGTATAATTGCTTACTATTTATTAGATTTCATTTTCAGTAAATTATTTCTTGGAGGTTCTTTGTGGTTCTCTGAAATGATCAAGCATTTCAGAAGTCACCAATAAAGGTCCGAATTAGTTTCAAGTTTTTTGGAAATTTACCTTATAGGGggacaaaaccaagaaaataacCTTCACTTTACAAGCACAGTTCTTCGAATTGATTTTGTACCTGTTGCAGTATCCAAATTAGCGCTTCACACAAGAAGCTATGATGATAAGAGAATATTTATgaatgagataaaaaaaattcacatatataCTGTTTAAATTTCACTGGACatgattctcaaaaacaaaacaaaaaaaaatcactggGAATTGTAATCAATAAAACTATGATTGTACACCAACTTATTAAATTGGTGGCCATGCAAAACAGGAAATTCACCGGATTTAAATTGCACCTAAGATCTTAATGAACAATTAACTAGAGCTATTCAGGTTAAAAACTAATGGGCATAGAAATATCCTTTCAATGATTTGAAACGACTACGACTACAATTGTTCTAACTATAAATCACAGCTTACATGTCATAGACCTCACTCAATGCTCTACCTGATGGCAAGCTTATTTTTTAGCATCAAAAGGGGCTAAGGATATCTGTTGCCTCAAGAATAGGTACTCATGACACTTGTGCTTGGAGGCTCCTAATCCACTAGATAATAGTCAACAAGGCCTTGCAGATCCTTTGAATGGCAGATTGTTAAATCAAAAGGGCCAGTTTAAGCATCATAGAATCTATGGTATGAGAGGAATAGACAGATTTTTGATTGAGTAGAAATTTCTGCCTATGTAATCAAATTTTGCAGACTTTGTTCGATTGGATGCAGGCTCTAGGTGGCATCCCCTCCAtgtcttttgttgattttgttgatcCTCTACCCTTTTGAGTTGTATTCTTTTAGCAGGGCTAGTACACACACTTTGTCTTTCCATCTTTTTTCTAATAaagttttacttaaaaaaaaaaaaaaccttattacTCTAGACTTTGATGAGTATCTCTAATTGACCCTGATTACATGTCTAAATTCTCACATAAAGACAATTCTCAAAACGACAATTATTTGGGCAGAATCATTATCTTGAAATAATAACAAAGAAAGTTTAACCTGTATAGCACATTCATAGCTTAGAACCTACAATTCCACTGCAAAGAGACCTAAGTTGACAAAATATGTTCCTTTCaattcaaacttcaaagcttGAGGTTGTAGATGCTCACTTGAAAACCAGGGAGGCTAATCTCAATCATAATATTATAGCAGCATAGAGAGTGTGTTGCTGGTGAATGGGTGTTCCTTAGATTAGTGATGGTTAGTTGATAAGCTGTTAACTGATTGTTAGCCTATGCACAAAATGTGATCCCAGCAAATGCAGAAGTAATCAGCGTATTGTTGGGAATAATACACAGCAataaaagaagaacaaaagacaaacaaaatagaatttttagaCAATATTTGTCCCCACACTcttgttgctaaagggttatcgTAAATTTGTCCCTAAGATACAACCAAGTTGTTGGGTTCTATAGATAACAATTGTAGAGAATAACCACaggattttttgtgtttctctaACTTCCtaggttcaaaattttgatggagtagaaattattttgtaataatgGTAAGTGAGTAAAAAGGATTTTTGTACTTGTTAATAATTTGGCATTACTTGCAAGATTCTTGACTATTATGAAGTTGAAttgaacacatacatacatacatatatatatatgtgtgtgtgtgtgtgtgtgtgtatgcaaTTACCAAGTAGCCAAACAATTGCTAACAGTGACTTGTTGAAGGCATTTCAAATTGTGACAATATGAGCTTGTTAAACATCAAGCACCGcctctctcactttctctaGTATTCGAttataaatttatctaatttaaaaatattagttaTAGTATTATGAGTTAGCAATGTGGGCAAGTctccaattttattttgttaaatttgtgtgacatttttattatattatgtatttgtttttgtctCTTTATCTCTGTCACTTATCCACTGCCCCAAACAAATGTATTAtaaattcacaaatcacaaacattataaaacatatggagtggagagagaaaaatcatatcaaataaatgttaggttttaaagttaaaggagagaaaaaatacGTGATGGAGGCTGGAGGCAGCAGTGGCCGGTGTCAAAGGTGTTTgtgaactctctctctctctctctctctctctctctctccaatttggtTTAGGTTGTAACCGTGGGGTGGGttaattgggttttaaatttttttgggttgggctgTTATGGAGGGGGCTAAAGTTTTGGAAGAGAGGGCCCAatcctaaaaaatttaaactatacttaataaaaacaaattgggccttcttctcaaaaaaaattttgggctaGGGGGCCCGGGCCCCTTCATGTcttgttgattttgttgatcCTCTACCCTTTTGAGTTGTATTCTTTTAGCAGGGCTAGTACACACACTTTATGTCTTTCCatcttttttctaaaaaagttttacttaaaaaaaaaaaaaaaaaaaaaaaccttattacACTAGACTTTAATGAGTATCTCTAATTGACCCTGATTACATGTCAAAATTCTCACATAAAGACAATTCTCAAAACGACAATTATTTGGGCAGAATCATTATCTTGAAATAATAACAAAGAAAGTTTAACCTGTATAGCACATTCATAGCTTAGaactagacatggcaaaacggattagaattttttgacccgacccgaaaaatacccgacccgaacccgatttttttgacccgaagcaaaaacgggttgacccgtgacccgacccGTGTTTTGTGCGgatcaacccgacccgacccgcgacccgacccgaacctgaaccatttttttaaaacttttttttttggataaagaaaatagtgaaattaagacaatattagtttaattgtttattatgagttttaaggaaacaattgatacatttacataactgcatgcaaattaattgaaaaataaatggttgagcattctgtaatgagtaaagatttttagatatcaaatagcaaagtacatgctaagataatctggttatagtaaagttaaaaacagatttaaaattgtagatatgtatgagacacattcacaagtgtgaaaatagtaaagccaaaatatcaaattagcataaattatgaatgcttagatctattttttaacaatttatgttcaaaataaacagcttttcaaaataaattatgatatttcctagagtgtgtgctgcttaacaatgatatgatcttcataaaagagactaggtataaataagtaagcaatcaaactttaatgtatatctcaaattgaaatagagtgtcaaccacaattgataatagattataaaattaatttttaaaattgtaactttcatatatgtttttattctttatcaaatgagttatccaataaatcatttgtaattttttttttttggaatgttgatattgtgtaaaaataaaacttgtatatttgttttacttatctttgtgttgttttgttttagatagcaatgttaggatttgtataattttaaaattattgaataaatattaataagtttaactgagtttattcttgatataagtagtgaattcaaaataatgcattttacatcaagtaatatgttgtataactatccaaatggcaaatacatattgttttctttataaaaaaaaataaaaaataaaaaatttcaagtgaaaaatacgggtcaacccgacccaacccaacccgactcgcaacccgattgaccaGAACCCGATTTCAACCCGCTTAAAATGA
This genomic window contains:
- the LOC115967657 gene encoding gibberellin 20 oxidase 3-like, yielding MVKLAYKLMELVALSLGLPADRFHGFFKDQTSYIRLNHYNPCPSPHLALGLGRHQDSGVLTILNEDDVGGLEVKRKTDGKWVRVKSTPDAYIINIGDTTQVWTNDEYESVEHRMVVNSERERFFIAFF